In Cyprinus carpio isolate SPL01 chromosome B16, ASM1834038v1, whole genome shotgun sequence, the following are encoded in one genomic region:
- the gpr20 gene encoding G-protein coupled receptor 20 has product MCRSSPQTTEMTLTEGSLNLNLTSTSIPPLTTNTSPPYREPYLHRLAHLDEGLYNDFYSLWIALVVINALIFMVGMTLNSLALYVFCFRTKLKTTSVIYTINLVVTDLLVNLSLPTRIILYYSGGKCLVCSYMHIFSYFVNMYCSILFLTSICVDRYLAIVQAEASRKWRNPGVAKAVCVCIWLFAIIVTYSLLTTAFKHSGCCLSKLFALTVFEFFLPMVIIVVFTIRIMCALSSPGLMQQSRDRRMKAVQLLSTVLVIFTVCFTPFHVRQVLFYFHPDLPHHVIVYHVTVTLSSLNSCLDPVVYCFVTTNFQSTMKRFLRKMEREQTSGDIISVQKSSKASGTVIAIASSIRISMSPVQQGSQPA; this is encoded by the exons ATGTGCAG ATCCAGCCCTCAAACCACAGAGATGACCCTCACGGAGGGTTCACTGAATCTGAACCtcacatcaacatcaattccTCCCCTAACAACCAATACTTCTCCACCATACCGAGAACCTTATTTACACAGACTGGCCCACTTGGATGAGGGTCTGTATAATGACTTTTACAGCCTGTGGATAGCTCTGGTGGTCATCAACGCCCTTATCTTTATGGTAGGGATGACCCTTAACAGCCTGGCTTTGTATGTCTTCTGCTTCAGGACCAAGCTGAAGACCACGTCAGTCATCTACACCATTAACCTGGTGGTGACGGACCTGTTGGTTAACCTCTCTCTTCCCACTCGTATCATATTGTACTACAGTGGAGGAAAATGCCTAGTCTGTTCCTACATGCACATATTCAGCTACTTCGTCAACATGTACTGTAGCATCCTCTTCCTCACCAGCATCTGCGTGGATCGCTACCTGGCCATCGTTCAGGCGGAGGCCTCACGGAAGTGGAGGAACCCAGGTGTGGCCAAAGCGGTGTGCGTCTGCATTTGGCTATTCGCCATCATCGTGACCTACTCGCTTCTCACGACAGCCTTCAAGCACTCAGGCTGCTGCCTTTCCAAACTCTTTGCACTGACCGTTTTTGAGTTCTTCCTACCAATGGTGATCATCGTAGTGTTTACTATTCGAATCATGTGCGCCCTTTCCAGCCCGGGCCTCATGCAGCAGAGCCGTGACAGACGCATGAAAGCCGTACAGCTGCTATCCACTGTTCTGGTGATCTTCACCGTCTGCTTCACGCCGTTTCACGTCCGTCAAGTTCTGTTTTACTTCCATCCTGATTTGCCTCATCATGTGATTGTATACCATGTGACTGTCACCCTCAGCAGCCTGAACAGCTGCCTGGATCCTGTGGTCTACTGTTTCGTCACTACTAACTTTCAGTCTACCATGAAGAGATTTCTCAGGAAGATGGAAAGAGAGCAGACGAGCGGAGACATTATCAGCGTGCAGAAGAGCTCGAAGGCTTCGGGCACAGTGATTGCTATAGCCAGTAGTATAAGGATAAGCATGAGCCCTGTCCAGCAGGGAAGCCAGCCTGCATGA